GCTGGCGACCACCATCGCCTTGTACCTGAAGTTCAAGAAATTCCACTGGGACATTCGCGGCCGCTTCTTCCGCGAGCTGCATCTCGCCTACGACGAGATGGCCGAGGAGGTCTTCGCGAGCATCGACGTACTGGCCGAGCGCCTGGTGATGCTGGGCGGCAGCCCGGTGGCCGCACCGGCCGACATCGAACGTTACAGCACGGTCCGCGTGCCCACCGAAACCATCCGCGACGCCCGCGAGCAGCTGCGCCAGCTGGTCGAGGACCACAACCGCATCACCCACGCGATGCGCGACGACTCCAAAACCGTGGACGACGCCAACGACCCGGCCACCGCCGATATCTTCAACGGCTTGCTGCACCAGCACGACGAGCACCGCTGGATGTTGCAGGCCATCCTCGACGACGACCGGCTGGACTGACCCTTTAAGCGGTACCTTTCCGCTGCGCGGCTGCCAGAGGCCCCCATGGGCAAGAAATTCGACTACAGCCTGGATTTTGAGCACACCGACTTCCGGGCCCACCCCGAGCTGTACCGGGTCGGGGTGGGCGAACAAGGCGTGCTGCTGGTCGAGCCGTACAAGAGCGAACTGCTGCCGCACTGGCGTTTTCGCGATCCGGACAGTGCCCGCGCCTCGTCGGAGCGGATCTACGCCATGTTCCTCGAGTACCGGGCACGCGGCGACTTCGTGGGCATGGACATGGCCCGCAAGTTCTTGCAGATGGGCTGGACCCGCGCGCGGCGCTACGCCAACCATCCGGGCGGGCGCAAGTACGACGGCGCTGTACCCGCCGAACAGCGGGGCCGCAGCGGGGCTCACGGCCGCCTTACCCTGCCCCGGCAGCACGACCCGGTCAAAGCCGAAGCGGCCGCCATCTTTTATGCCCGCTACCTTCAGGCCCGCGAAGATCCGGAGTACCGGCGGCTGAAAGCCGAGCACCAACGGCGCTACGGCTGAAGTTTCCCCGCCTTGTCCGGCGGCGCACAACCCGAACACTCGCGGCATACCGCCCTCGGCGTGGCGACCGACAAGAAACACCTCCGAACGCCAGATCCACGTCCTGCATGAGAGATTCGCCTAGTTTCAGCGCAGGCACGTCCGCAGGGAACTGTTAGAATTAAAAAGATGCCCACCGGTCACCGGCTGCTGTTGCTCGCCGATTACGTACACCCCTACGTGTACCGTACGGCTTTTCCCGACGGGGTTCCCGAAGTCGACCTCGCCCTGGTTGCCGGAGACGTGCCGGGCTATTACCTCGAGTTCCTGGCCACCAAGCTCACCGTGCCGGTGGTGTACGTGCCCGGCAACCACGGCAACGAGCAGATCCGCGAAGACGGCGTGCGCCGCGACCCGCAGGGCGTGATCAACGCGCACGGTCGCGTCCTCGAGGTGGGCGGGCTGGTGATCGCGGGTTTTGGCGGGGTACCCAAGTACCGCGAGCAGGGCGAGGGGCAGTACACCGAAGCGGAGCTCAACGCCGGCTTTCGCCAGCTGAACTTTCAGATGTGGCTGCGCAGCGTCAAGCGCCGCCCGCCCCTGGACATCTTGCTCACCCACGCGCCGCCGGTCGGCCCGCACGCCGGCAGCGACTTTGCGCACCGGGGCATGAGCCAGATCAACGCCTTCGCCAAGCGCCACCACCCGCGCCTGATCGTGCACGGCCACATTCACGAGTACGAGGGCAAAAAGGTCGAGTACCTCGAGGGAAGCACCCGCGTCGTCAACGCTTACGGGTACCGGGTGATCGACCTGTCTGCCGAGTCGGTCGCGCAGGTCGGCTAAACCAGGGGGCAGCCCCCAAGAGCTGCCCCTATCCCCTGGCCCGGTTGGCGTGCCTGCGCGCTCAGTGCACCCCGAAGCGGCTCTGGATCGCCTGAATGAACTCGGCGCGGGTGCGTGCGTCCTCGCGGAACACGCCCAACATGCTCGAGGTGGTGGTCGAAGACTGCTGCTTTTGCACCCCGCGCATGGCCATGCACAGGTGAATCCCCTCGAGGACCACACCGACCCCCTGCGGTTGCAACAGTTCCTGAACCGCTTCGGCGATCTGGGTGGTGATGCGCTCTTGCACCTGCAATCTGCGCGAGAACATGTCGGTGATGCGCGCGAACTTGCTGAGCCCCAGGATTTTCTCGTTGGGAATGTAGCCGATGTGCGCGCGACCGAAAAAGGGCAGCATGTGATGCTCGCACATGCTGTAGAACTCGATGTCCTTGACCACGACCATCTCGCTGCCCTCGGCCTGAAAAACCGCGTCGTTGGCCACTTCGAACAGGCTCTGCTGGTAACCGCCGGTCAGGAACTCCCAGGCTTTCTCGACGCGTTCGGGCGTCTTGAGCAGCCCTTCGCGGTTTGGGTCTTCGCCTATGGTTTCCAGCCAGTGCCGGGTAAGATCGGCCAGGCTGTGTCTTTTGTCCATCACCGTCATGAAGGTGCCTCCTGCGCAGGTCAGGACGCTGCGACCCTGAGGCGGCAGTGTCCGGGAATGAGTCAGTGTACGGTCAGGTGAGAATAACGACTGTAAGAGCCTCGCCAAAGGTGCTGAAGCGGTGCGCCGCGCATCTGACGCGAGGACCGATTACCCGTCGCCACCGAAGAAGCCATCACCGTAGCAGCTGACCGATGGTTTACAAAGATCTTGCTTACTTTGGGTCACGCGAGTCATAGACGCCAACGGGGCGCAACCCCAAAAGGTCGCGCCCCAGCTGCGGTCCCGGTTCAGCTCCAGCGGACCTGACCGTAGGTCTTCTCACGCTCCGGACCGCAGGAGAAGATGACCACCGGGCAACCGGTCTGCTCCTCGATCAGGTCCAGGTAGGCCTGGGCCTCGCGCGGCAGGGTCGCCCGGCTGGTCGCGCCCTCGGTGGTGGACCAGCCGGGCATCTCGCGGTACAGCGGGCTGCCGTCATCGGCGTAGTCCACGCAGACCTTGACCTTCTCGAGGCCCGCCAGCACGTCCATCTTGTTGATCACCAGACCGTCTAGGCCGTTCACGTCCACCGCGTAGCGCAGCAGCGCCAGATCGAGCCACCCAACCCGGCGCGCGCGGCCGGTGGTGGTACCAAACTCGTCCCAGGCGTTCGAACCGTCACCGCGCAGGCGGTGCTCCATCTCGCCGAACACCTCGGTGGCAAACGGGCCATGGCCTACGCGGGTGTTGAAGGCCTTGGCCACGCCGTACACCTTGTTCACGGCCTTGTGGTTCACGCCAGCGCCGATCAGGACGCCGCCCACCGTGGGGTGCGACGAGGTCACGAACGGATACGTGCCGTAGTTCAGGTCGAGCAGCGTCGCCTGCGCGCCCTCGAACAGCACGTTGCGGCCCTCGCGGATGGCGCGCCGCAGCTCGCTCCCGGTGTCACTCACGAACGGCAGCAGCTTCTCGCGCACCTCGGCCATGTCGGCCAGCGCCCGATCCGCATCGGTCCAGCCCACCTCGCGGGTCGAGTTCGGCTTGGCCTCGATCAGGCGCTCGAGGCGCTCGCGCAGCACGCTCTCGTCGGCCAGGTCGCCGAAGCGCACGCCCACCCGGCGGGCCCGGTCGGCGTAGGCCGGACCGATGCCGCGCCCGGTCGTGCCCACGAAGTCCTTGCGTCCGTCCACCGACTTGTGGTGCGGCAGCACCAGGTGCGCCCGGTCGGAGATGCGCAGGTCCGGGCTCAGGCCCGCCTCGAGCAGCGAGGCGCGCTCCTCGAGGAACTTCCAGGGGTCAATGACCATGCCGTCGCCCAAGACGCTGGTCACACCCTCGTGCAGCACGCCGCTGGGCAGCAGGTTGAGCTTGAAGGTGCGTCCACGGGCGGTCACGGTGTGACCGGCGTTGGCCCCACCCTGGTAACGGACAACATAATTCGCCTCGGGCGCGAGGAAGTCGGTGATCTTACCCTTTCCCTCGTCTCCCCACTGTGCGCCAATGATGGCGATTCCCGGCATGAGCTTCTCCTGGCACCCGCACCTGGCGGGCGTTCTGCATGAGAGTCGGATCCCAGCGCACGGCGCTACAGAGCACCGCACACGCGAGCGTGCGGCCGCAAAAAAAGAACGGTAACCCGTCCTGCGGCACCGTACCCCACTCTAACACGCGCGTCCCGCGAAGCTGACCCGCCGATCACCATTTGTGTAGGGAAGCAGCCCTGCTCGCGATCTCCAAAAGCAGAGGAGCGCGGAGTTCCGCGCCCCTCTTCCCTGTCCTGCCCGCGCGATTTACACCATCAGGACAATCGGGTTCTCCAGATCCGCCGTCACGGCACGCAGGAACTCCGCGCCGGAACGCAGACCGTCCGCCGTGCCCGTATGGCCGCTCAGCAGCAGGCTGGCACGGCCGTCCTCGAGGCGGCTCAGCGAGAGCGTGGCCCCCTCGACCGGCAGGGTTACCTCGTCCACGCCCAGTTCCCCGGCGTCAACCACGGTCAGGGCCGCGCTGCCCGCCGCTGCCGCCCCGAACGAGGACAGCGAGGCCCGGAAGTCACCCTCGAGGGTCTCGGGCAGCAGGGTCTGCGCGGTGCCCGCGTCCAGCAGGCCCACCCGGCCGCCGCCGATCAGGTCCGCATGGCGCTGGGCGGCGCGGGCCAGCCAGAACACCAGCGGCACGCGGCCCAGCAGACCCTCGAGGCGGCTCGAGGCGTCACCGAGCGCGGTGGCATCGAAGCTGCGGCGCAGCGCCAGGGCAGGGCGAGCGGGCACGACCGGCTGGGCCGCAGTTGGCTCGGCGGCCTGCTCGTTCAAGGCCCCGGCGATGGGCGGAACCACGCCCAGAACACCTTCGTGGCTGGGTGCGACCGGAACGTGCGCTTCGGCCCGCTGGGGTTCGGGCGCGTAGAACGGTTCCGAGTCCGTCGGGGTGGGCTCGGGTTCGGGCGCGTAGAACGGCTGGGGCTGCGTGGGGAGCGGTTCGGCCGGGGTGTCGAAGCCAAAGGCGGGCTCGAGGGCCGCCGCATCCGGCTCCGGCGCGGCGTCCGGTTCGGCTTCCTCGACCCGCTGCGGCTCGGCGGTCCAGACCGGCTCGGACTCGTTCTCGGGCGCTTCGGGAAGCGACCAGACCGGGTCGGGCTCGGGCTGCGCCTCGGGAGCGACCTCCGGCTCGGGTTGCGCCTCGGGAAGCGACCAGGTCAGCTCGGGCTCGGGCTGCGCCTCGGGAGCGACCTCCGGCTCGGATACCTCGGGGACGCTTTCCGTGTCCATGCGGAAATCCCCTGCCATGCGGAAATCCCCGATATCCGCCGCGCCCACCTGGGCTTCGGAAGCGGCAGGCTCGATGGGCTCGGCCAGCGGGGGCACCTCGAGGAAAACGTCCTCGTGACGGGCGGCTTCGGTGTCCGCGACGAAGTCGGGTTCGGCCGATACCGGCTCGTCAAATCGGAAGATGTCATCGGCCGGCACGTCCTGCTCGTGGGCGGGCACCGCAGCCGGGTCATCAAAGCGGAAAGCGTTGTCCTCGGGCGCTGCGAATTCACCGCTGGGCTCGTCGAAACGGAAGTCGTCTTGCTCCGCGAGCACCGGATCGGCGTCGGGCTGCGGGTCAGGCGCGTGATGCTCGAGGGCCGGAGCCTCCCAGGGATTGGTGTGCGGGGCTCGCTCGTGCTCGGGCTGTTCGGGCGCCTCCTGAGCCGAACTGAAACCGTACGGCTCGTCTACGGCCGGAGCCTCGAGTTCGTTCTCGCCCAGGTGCGGACGGGTCGCGGCCGGGTGCTCGCTCGGAGCGGGAGGCGCGTCGGGCGCTGCCGCAGCCGGCTCGTCCTCGAGGTCGTCGAGGTCAAGGTCCAGCACAAAGTCATCCTCGCCGAATTCGTCGCCGGCGGCCTGCGCGCCCGCCTCCCCAGGGGCCTCGGAGGAGGGGGCGTCCTCGTGGGCCAAAATGGCGTCATCCTCGGTTTCGGCTGCACGGGGAGCGGAGCGGACGCTGCTGGAGGCTACAAAGTCGGTGATATCGGCGTCCACGCCGGCCTGGGCCATGGCCTGTACGTCCACTCCTCCGAGTTCGGCTTCCCAGGCGGGCGGCGGCGGATCCACCGGATCCGAGGGCAATTCCTCGTCCCCACTCATGATTCGCGACAGATAGTTGAGGATGTCGCGCTCGATGACGCGACCGTCAGGTCCGCTACCCTGAATTTTGCGCCAATCGATACCGTTTTCCTCAGCAAGCCG
This window of the Deinobacterium chartae genome carries:
- a CDS encoding Dps family protein codes for the protein MARKTESATEKNTTRKSPAKTASKSSSSRTKAARPSQDDAVASSGAALAVTSSADADFEAMVDHNYLSQDEFDAVQEALQRTLATTIALYLKFKKFHWDIRGRFFRELHLAYDEMAEEVFASIDVLAERLVMLGGSPVAAPADIERYSTVRVPTETIRDAREQLRQLVEDHNRITHAMRDDSKTVDDANDPATADIFNGLLHQHDEHRWMLQAILDDDRLD
- a CDS encoding DUF4385 domain-containing protein, whose translation is MGKKFDYSLDFEHTDFRAHPELYRVGVGEQGVLLVEPYKSELLPHWRFRDPDSARASSERIYAMFLEYRARGDFVGMDMARKFLQMGWTRARRYANHPGGRKYDGAVPAEQRGRSGAHGRLTLPRQHDPVKAEAAAIFYARYLQAREDPEYRRLKAEHQRRYG
- a CDS encoding metallophosphoesterase family protein codes for the protein MPTGHRLLLLADYVHPYVYRTAFPDGVPEVDLALVAGDVPGYYLEFLATKLTVPVVYVPGNHGNEQIREDGVRRDPQGVINAHGRVLEVGGLVIAGFGGVPKYREQGEGQYTEAELNAGFRQLNFQMWLRSVKRRPPLDILLTHAPPVGPHAGSDFAHRGMSQINAFAKRHHPRLIVHGHIHEYEGKKVEYLEGSTRVVNAYGYRVIDLSAESVAQVG
- the folE gene encoding GTP cyclohydrolase I FolE, which encodes MTVMDKRHSLADLTRHWLETIGEDPNREGLLKTPERVEKAWEFLTGGYQQSLFEVANDAVFQAEGSEMVVVKDIEFYSMCEHHMLPFFGRAHIGYIPNEKILGLSKFARITDMFSRRLQVQERITTQIAEAVQELLQPQGVGVVLEGIHLCMAMRGVQKQQSSTTTSSMLGVFREDARTRAEFIQAIQSRFGVH
- a CDS encoding adenylosuccinate synthase, translating into MPGIAIIGAQWGDEGKGKITDFLAPEANYVVRYQGGANAGHTVTARGRTFKLNLLPSGVLHEGVTSVLGDGMVIDPWKFLEERASLLEAGLSPDLRISDRAHLVLPHHKSVDGRKDFVGTTGRGIGPAYADRARRVGVRFGDLADESVLRERLERLIEAKPNSTREVGWTDADRALADMAEVREKLLPFVSDTGSELRRAIREGRNVLFEGAQATLLDLNYGTYPFVTSSHPTVGGVLIGAGVNHKAVNKVYGVAKAFNTRVGHGPFATEVFGEMEHRLRGDGSNAWDEFGTTTGRARRVGWLDLALLRYAVDVNGLDGLVINKMDVLAGLEKVKVCVDYADDGSPLYREMPGWSTTEGATSRATLPREAQAYLDLIEEQTGCPVVIFSCGPEREKTYGQVRWS
- a CDS encoding E3 binding domain-containing protein yields the protein MIAPLAKRLAEENGIDWRKIQGSGPDGRVIERDILNYLSRIMSGDEELPSDPVDPPPPAWEAELGGVDVQAMAQAGVDADITDFVASSSVRSAPRAAETEDDAILAHEDAPSSEAPGEAGAQAAGDEFGEDDFVLDLDLDDLEDEPAAAAPDAPPAPSEHPAATRPHLGENELEAPAVDEPYGFSSAQEAPEQPEHERAPHTNPWEAPALEHHAPDPQPDADPVLAEQDDFRFDEPSGEFAAPEDNAFRFDDPAAVPAHEQDVPADDIFRFDEPVSAEPDFVADTEAARHEDVFLEVPPLAEPIEPAASEAQVGAADIGDFRMAGDFRMDTESVPEVSEPEVAPEAQPEPELTWSLPEAQPEPEVAPEAQPEPDPVWSLPEAPENESEPVWTAEPQRVEEAEPDAAPEPDAAALEPAFGFDTPAEPLPTQPQPFYAPEPEPTPTDSEPFYAPEPQRAEAHVPVAPSHEGVLGVVPPIAGALNEQAAEPTAAQPVVPARPALALRRSFDATALGDASSRLEGLLGRVPLVFWLARAAQRHADLIGGGRVGLLDAGTAQTLLPETLEGDFRASLSSFGAAAAGSAALTVVDAGELGVDEVTLPVEGATLSLSRLEDGRASLLLSGHTGTADGLRSGAEFLRAVTADLENPIVLMV